The following DNA comes from Nitrososphaerales archaeon.
ATGTCATTCAAGGGATCTGGATGTACGCATTGGTTTGGATAGTTTCATTCGTCGTGGTCTTTAACGCTGTGGGAGGTCCAGGACCCTTATTCGAGGAAGTGTTAAAGATCAGACCAGAATTACTCTCGGTCCCCATGAAAGGGTGGAGCGCACCGGGAGCGATACTCTCAAACTACCTTCTCTTCAGCATAGGCCTGATGCTCACGATGCAGCACCTTCAGATGAAGTTTTACGCTGCCAGAGACCCTCCAACCATAAGGAAGTCACAGTACGCTACAACGATCTACCTATGCACCATCTACGTCCCACCGGTACTCACTGGACTAACGGGCTTCCTATTGATACATAAGAAGATAATACCGCCATTGGCAGAGATAACGAAGACTTACGGTACCGTCGATGCGATGCTACCTTTGATCACCTTCATGTACGCGCCAGCTGCACTGGCGGGATTGCTCTTCGCTGGAGCGATCGCGGCAGCCATGTCTACACAAGATAACTTCCTCATAGCTACATCCACAGTCATTACCAACGATATGATCCGTAAAGGTGCGAATGTAAATCTGAGTGAGAAAGGATGGGTTAACATCGGAAGGATCGTCATGGTGATCTTTGCATTTCTAGGCTGGTACTTTGCCGTCATTAGGCCTGGTTACATATTCGATCTGGTCGCTTTAGCTACGGCTGGGTGTTTACAATTCGCTCCAGCAACTCTAGTGGTGATCTATCCACATAGAAGGATTCTGATTACGAAGTGGGGCGCTATAGTTGGAATAATCGTCGGTACCTCGATACTCGTCTTAGGCTATCTTAAGATCATCGTATTTCCAGTGTTAGGTGATTTCGGCACCTTCCACGCAGGGGTATGGGGCCTTATATTCAATGTCATAGTGGCGTTGATCGTCAGCCTTTTCACGAAGCCGCCATCGAAGGAAACAGTTACGAGGATTCATGGATACTTGGAAGAGGTTCTTTACAGTAAATCTACTACCTCATAAATCCTAAACCCCCTCTCCTTTTTTACTAAGATTATTTATGCTCTAGTTAGAGAATTTGGATCATAACTTCAATTTAAAAAATTTTTCAAAAATCATCAAAGATCAGCACTATATTGAGCATTATATGGTTTCAAGATTCCCTAACTATATCAAATTCTGCATAAGACTAAAGGTGAATCAGAACCATTGTTACTTAATCGAACGATCATCGTTTCTATTTCTTTATGATCTCATAAAGTATTCTTACTATCGATGAATGTATATCCTTAAACATACCATCTACCGAAGGTTCTGCAAGGCCTGTTACCCCATCTATAGCCCCAGCTTTTACCGCGAGCTCTATAGCCCTCTCCTCCATACTTGGATCATGCATTAATTTTGGCTCGTTGATAAGATGGGCTAAGCAAGCTTCGATACCATACCCTCCCCAATTTGAAACTGTAGCTACAACTAAGATGTCTGTAGATGACTCTGCCGCAATCCCTCCTTTACATGGACATTGGCACTCTCTACCATAGGGTACAAAGTTCTTTACAGTATCCTTAATCTTCCCCATACCGACTTCATTCCCTCCATCACCTATCCCTATAGTCAAACTCCCTTGCTTACTTACTCTTTCAAGCATATACTCCGCATAGGCGTGATAGGGTGTGACATTAAAACCCCTCATCGTGTGGCAAAATCCTTTCTCATTTCTA
Coding sequences within:
- a CDS encoding sodium:solute symporter family protein → MVEPWVISTSLIIGYSIICLIVGFITMRILKLTIDDFFVMSRTAGFLVLFLTTAATYHSAFAVLTSAATAVAHGVAWWVGSCGWTVCAGMVAMVMGPRYWHLGRRFGYITLADLLADFYESRLLRLIIAVLMALWVIPYITVQAIGFGLITTIASEGRIPYIWASLILTLVTLAYCLMGGQRATAWTDVIQGIWMYALVWIVSFVVVFNAVGGPGPLFEEVLKIRPELLSVPMKGWSAPGAILSNYLLFSIGLMLTMQHLQMKFYAARDPPTIRKSQYATTIYLCTIYVPPVLTGLTGFLLIHKKIIPPLAEITKTYGTVDAMLPLITFMYAPAALAGLLFAGAIAAAMSTQDNFLIATSTVITNDMIRKGANVNLSEKGWVNIGRIVMVIFAFLGWYFAVIRPGYIFDLVALATAGCLQFAPATLVVIYPHRRILITKWGAIVGIIVGTSILVLGYLKIIVFPVLGDFGTFHAGVWGLIFNVIVALIVSLFTKPPSKETVTRIHGYLEEVLYSKSTTS